In Micromonospora cremea, the genomic window GGACCCCGGCGACCAGCAGGTCACGGACCAACCACCCCTTGGTCGCCTTGTTGAAGTGGCTCACCACCGAGCGGACCGGCACTCCGTCCACCTCCCGCTCGTGCAGCACCCGGAGCGTCACCGTCCGCTCGGCCAGCTCCCCGCGCGGCGTCCAGGTGGCCGCGTACGCGCCGGAGCGCAGGTCGAGCACCGGCCCGGAGCCCGCCGCCGCGGACAGCACCGGCGCCAGCACCGGCCGCCAGTACGCCGAGAGCGCCCCCACACCGGGCAGCCGGGCGCCGATCGGGCAGCGGTACGGCGGGATCCGGTCGGCGAGCCGCACCGCGCCCCACAGACCGGAGCTGATCAGGATCGACCGCCGGGCCGCCCGCTGCGCCGCCGCCGGCAACGAGGCCAGGTCCAGCGCCTCGTAGAGCACCCCCGTGTAGACCTGCGCGGCCGGCGCGGTGGCCGCCACCCGCAGCCGGGCGTTGCGGCGCA contains:
- the yaaA gene encoding peroxide stress protein YaaA; this translates as MLILLPPSEGKADAGTGRRWSPDRLALPELNPARERVLDALVALSAGPDEEAARVALGLSEGQRGELRRNARLRVAATAPAAQVYTGVLYEALDLASLPAAAQRAARRSILISSGLWGAVRLADRIPPYRCPIGARLPGVGALSAYWRPVLAPVLSAAAGSGPVLDLRSGAYAATWTPRGELAERTVTLRVLHEREVDGVPVRSVVSHFNKATKGWLVRDLLVAGVRPRTAGELIGTLRDLKHTVVEQAAVPGRPRQVDLVVTEL